A genome region from Choloepus didactylus isolate mChoDid1 chromosome 14, mChoDid1.pri, whole genome shotgun sequence includes the following:
- the POLR2K gene encoding DNA-directed RNA polymerases I, II, and III subunit RPABC4, whose translation MDTQKDVQPPKQQPMIYICGECHTENEIKSRDPIRCRECGYRIMYKKRTKRLVVFDAR comes from the exons ATGGACACCCAGAAGGACGTGCAGCCCCCGAAGCAGCAGCCAATGATCTATATCTGTGGAG aatgtcacacagaaaatgaaataaaatccagGGATCCAATCAGATGCAGAGAATGTGGATACAGAATAATGTACAAGAAAAGGACTAAAAGAT TGGTGGTTTTTGACGCTCGATGA